The DNA segment GCAAAGGCGCTCTGCTCAGCTAAGATCGCAAAGTGTTTAGCTTATTAATCATTATCATTATTTTAAAGCCTGAATAATATCCAGAACTTTCTTTGTTTCATTTTCAATGGTTGCGTAATCTTTAGCAGCCATAAGTTCTTTGCTTACCAGCTTGCTTCCCATTCCCACTGCAGAAACACCGGCTTTGAACCAGCTTTCAATGTTTTCCTTCGTAGTATCAACTCCACCGGTCGGCATAAATTTCAGATTTGGAAAAACATCTCTAATGGCACTCATAAACCCTGCTCCTAAAGCGTTTCCTGGAAATAATTTAATGAAAGTTACCCCCGAATTTTCAGCTTCAATAATCTCAGTTGGCGTCATACAGCCTGGACTATACAAGATATCTTTTGGAATTAGAAATTCTGCAACTTCCGCTACAAATCCTGGACTAATGAAAAAATCTGCACCTGCCTTATAGTATTCTTCGGCTTGTTGCAAATTTTTTATGGTTCCGATTCCTAAAAGCATCTCCGGCATTTCTGCATTACGGATTTCAATCATTTTAGTGAAATTTCTCAATGCATCTTCACCACGGCTTGTATATTCTACTGCACGGATTCCCGCTTTATAAAGTGATCTCAGTATATCTAAAGTCACCGTTTCATCAGCATTATAATACAGCGGTAAAATTCCCTGATTAATGATGGCGTTGGTAACGGTTTGTATTTTTGTCATTCTATTTTTTATTTTTAATGCAAAAGTGCAAAGTTGGGAGCCGTGTTAGAGCTTAAAGCTCTAACACGGCTGAGGTTCTTACCTTTTTATTCTTCCTCCTGAATTTCCGCCCATTACTTCAAGGATATCTTCTGCACTGCTGTAATTGATATCTCCTAAAATGGTGTGTTTGATGGCACACGCGGCGTTGGCAAAATTCAGTGCTTTTTCGTCATCGAAATTTTGTAAGCCATAAATTAAGCCTGCTGCAAAAGCGTCACCTGTTCCAATCCTGTCGACTACAGGATTTACTTCCAGTAATTCTGTTTCAAAATAATTTCCGTTAACCAGAGCTCTTCCCTGCGTTTGCTGAGAACTCGCTGTAACACCAATTCTTATTTTATCGAAAATTTTATGAATGGAAGGACACTGTTTTTTTAATTCTTCACATGCTTCCAGAAATCCGTTTTGATCTGATGAAAACTGAGTTCCCAGAATTTCGTTGATTTCATTGGTTCCTCCGATGAAAATTGTTGACAGGGAAACCAGTTCTTTCAACACTTCATTTCCTTTTTTACCATATTTCCAAAGATTGGAACGATAAGCAGGATCCGTTGTAATCTCGATTCCCATTTCACGGGCAGTTTCAAGACCTTCTTTCAGTGCCTCATACGCTGCTTCTGAAATTCCGGGGCTGATTCCTGTCCAGTGAAAATAATCACAACCTTCCAAAGCTTTCTTCCAGTTGATATTCCCGGCTTCAATATTCGCAAAAGAACCGTTTAACCTGTTGTATGCAATTCTGCTTGCTCGAACCGCCGATCCTACTTCTAAAAAATATAAACCTAAAGGATGTTCGTTTTTAGAAATAAAATTGGTATCAATTCCAACGCTTTTTACAAAAGAAAGTGCTGACTCCCCTACAAAATCATCGGAAACACTGCTGACATGTTTAACCTCACAACCCATTATCGCCAGTGATGACGCTACATTAAGCTCCGTTCCGCCAAAAAAGAATTCCATTTCGTGACTTTGCTTCATGGTTCTGTTTCCGGGTGGCGAAAGCCGCATGATGATTTCACCGAAAGTAAGTATTTTACCCATAAGTTTTACTAACCTTGATTTTTGAATATCTGTTTTTGGTTTAAATGCAAAGTGCTCAAAGATTTTCTTTTAAAACTTAATGCATATTTTTAAGTTCACAAAACAAAGTTTCGCCGATTATTATAAATTATTATAAATTGAGGCAAAGACGTTTGACTACGTCGAATCTTCAATTTCACTTAACTAAGATCTCAAAGTTTTACTATTTTTTTGTTTCTCGCGGATTGAGCACATTACGTAGATTTTTCTAATACAATCATCTGTTAGATTTGCTTAATCTGCGAGAATTCTTATTTAAATTTAAAAATCGAAATAATTTTTGGCATTATGGTAACAAATATCGGAAATTATTTTACCGACATGTTCTATATCGTCCGGCAAT comes from the Chryseobacterium nepalense genome and includes:
- a CDS encoding sugar kinase, with amino-acid sequence MGKILTFGEIIMRLSPPGNRTMKQSHEMEFFFGGTELNVASSLAIMGCEVKHVSSVSDDFVGESALSFVKSVGIDTNFISKNEHPLGLYFLEVGSAVRASRIAYNRLNGSFANIEAGNINWKKALEGCDYFHWTGISPGISEAAYEALKEGLETAREMGIEITTDPAYRSNLWKYGKKGNEVLKELVSLSTIFIGGTNEINEILGTQFSSDQNGFLEACEELKKQCPSIHKIFDKIRIGVTASSQQTQGRALVNGNYFETELLEVNPVVDRIGTGDAFAAGLIYGLQNFDDEKALNFANAACAIKHTILGDINYSSAEDILEVMGGNSGGRIKR
- the eda gene encoding bifunctional 4-hydroxy-2-oxoglutarate aldolase/2-dehydro-3-deoxy-phosphogluconate aldolase produces the protein MTKIQTVTNAIINQGILPLYYNADETVTLDILRSLYKAGIRAVEYTSRGEDALRNFTKMIEIRNAEMPEMLLGIGTIKNLQQAEEYYKAGADFFISPGFVAEVAEFLIPKDILYSPGCMTPTEIIEAENSGVTFIKLFPGNALGAGFMSAIRDVFPNLKFMPTGGVDTTKENIESWFKAGVSAVGMGSKLVSKELMAAKDYATIENETKKVLDIIQALK